In Methanosarcina siciliae T4/M, one genomic interval encodes:
- a CDS encoding PEF-CTERM sorting domain-containing protein codes for MKKILLLIVSGLLIACMAGSAMASPASSTLINADTQEVVSNEDLYLAVDNPLRLQLSVVYTVAESDITYDYGAAVTPWPNSDGNVLGSASDVSVILPSPATFTLPKITEGTGTFTDPNIIFVTRTSSAPSDAVYKVTIGDEGFFLTSASTNLYVPEFPTVAAPIAGIIGLLFIFGRKKEGL; via the coding sequence ATGAAGAAAATATTGTTATTAATAGTGAGCGGTTTATTGATCGCTTGTATGGCCGGGTCAGCGATGGCTTCACCGGCGAGTTCAACTTTGATAAACGCTGATACTCAAGAAGTTGTAAGTAACGAAGACTTATATTTGGCTGTTGACAACCCTTTACGCTTACAGTTATCTGTGGTATACACTGTCGCTGAAAGTGATATTACATACGACTATGGTGCTGCAGTGACTCCATGGCCAAACAGTGATGGTAATGTTCTTGGAAGTGCTAGTGATGTGAGTGTAATTCTCCCAAGTCCTGCAACTTTCACCCTGCCCAAAATAACAGAGGGTACTGGTACCTTTACAGATCCTAATATTATATTTGTAACTAGGACCTCCTCAGCACCATCCGACGCTGTATATAAGGTTACTATTGGGGATGAAGGTTTTTTCCTCACTTCTGCAAGCACAAATCTTTATGTACCTGAATTCCCAACCGTCGCCGCACCCATAGCAGGAATAATAGGATTGCTTTTTATCTTCGGGCGTAAGAAAGAAGGGCTGTAA
- a CDS encoding PEF-CTERM sorting domain-containing protein, whose amino-acid sequence MKKMLLLLVRCLLLVCIAGSASASNTVLTPDDVTITPDGESVASVATSIGINTPGTYHVTLTATDGLFAYIESSSPIAVGSSSNWASVGHSLSSSSFTSTVEACTGNLYIKGTNPGTVTVTTYSESGGDSITQSYSVYSAESVNVLVPEFPIIAFPIAAVIGIVFIFGRNKEGL is encoded by the coding sequence ATGAAAAAAATGTTGTTGCTATTAGTGCGCTGTCTATTGCTAGTCTGTATCGCCGGATCGGCAAGTGCCAGTAATACCGTACTGACACCGGATGATGTAACTATAACTCCGGATGGAGAGTCCGTTGCCTCTGTTGCTACAAGTATAGGGATTAACACCCCAGGGACCTATCATGTGACTCTTACTGCAACTGATGGTCTTTTTGCATATATTGAAAGCTCCTCTCCTATTGCAGTGGGCAGTTCCAGTAACTGGGCAAGCGTTGGTCACTCTCTTTCAAGTTCTTCTTTTACATCAACTGTAGAGGCCTGCACTGGAAACCTGTACATAAAAGGAACCAATCCGGGGACGGTAACTGTAACAACTTATTCCGAATCTGGGGGAGATTCGATTACACAGTCTTATTCTGTTTATTCGGCAGAATCCGTTAATGTATTAGTTCCCGAGTTCCCCATCATTGCCTTCCCCATAGCAGCTGTAATTGGAATCGTTTTCATATTCGGACGTAACAAAGAAGGGCTGTAA
- a CDS encoding DUF1616 domain-containing protein, producing the protein MPHLKKCVFVDDLLAVTLLSCLGVVFVLVPPFNETFLRIPIALSLFFFVPGYAFISALFPGNKEISGIERFTLSVGFSLVLTVFDGFIISLLPWGYRPAPIVVSILGITTFFSILAIFTRKLRDESEQFSFSIKEFIRSVREGEVDEAYKADGGLAGQEETPAISVTAENRRFHRSKSKVKAKGLKHSPGKEVKSETRKKPLPPEIEKALVIALVGSIIISSAMLAYAKMTREKETFTMLYLLGPDGKAEGYPNESLINLPVNVTVGIENHELQSVNYILQMKVDGEVLQELSVPLEDGGIWQKDMTYTRHNLKPGRSKLEFALFKEEPGYFSYRSVHLYLDNNNTFSHLVDEKYTNASALPKLKNGEMEFSTGWGFTSNSESITGSYVNGSGVNSSFAYGIVNSYEGNLSNYTVEFGEISQNIKSENETMAVLSAYVKDDFNLTSGGTDSQLKYVTINGETVWSEGISEAEGWQHLEVPITLQAGENNLTLGLRQMEDEIVPVEVFWDSVSLIPLSELSSYVSDSNTVETVPPVSSVLELPAYTGDRTFTVSWNGTDEASGIAYYSIDSSTDGINWETWISKTTDNSSSFTGKDNQTYYFRSKAVDRAGNEEPEHPEPDTQTQIYTGVPKVTLDITPNPCKTATTFTVTYPISLQAAVCLVAREGFESESTELTSSDGISWTGNYIVSAGNHFYVEAVCTDIFGNTVSAFDEFTVDSSISDFEIELTPKTIDEGDLDIKVTPSTALRSRPSVSVSGNITVDVTYLSYSDGAYFYEARIKSELNEGDHKVYVTGYDLDSEKIEGNATFVVDHSG; encoded by the coding sequence ATGCCACACTTAAAAAAATGTGTTTTTGTAGACGATTTACTTGCAGTTACTCTTCTTTCATGTCTGGGGGTTGTCTTTGTACTTGTTCCTCCTTTCAATGAGACTTTTCTCAGGATCCCTATAGCTCTATCCCTCTTCTTTTTCGTTCCTGGCTATGCCTTTATATCCGCACTTTTCCCGGGCAATAAAGAGATTAGCGGGATAGAACGTTTTACCTTAAGTGTTGGCTTCAGTCTTGTACTAACGGTTTTTGACGGTTTTATAATAAGCCTGCTTCCCTGGGGTTACCGGCCTGCCCCGATAGTTGTATCCATTCTTGGGATTACGACTTTTTTCAGTATTCTGGCAATTTTTACCCGGAAGTTACGGGATGAGAGCGAGCAGTTCTCATTTTCTATCAAAGAATTCATCCGATCCGTCAGGGAGGGTGAAGTGGATGAGGCTTATAAAGCCGATGGAGGTCTGGCTGGGCAGGAAGAAACCCCTGCGATCTCCGTGACGGCTGAAAACAGGCGTTTTCACAGGTCAAAAAGCAAAGTTAAAGCAAAAGGCTTAAAGCACTCTCCTGGAAAGGAGGTCAAATCCGAAACCCGGAAAAAGCCTTTACCTCCGGAAATTGAAAAAGCTCTCGTAATCGCGCTTGTAGGTTCGATAATTATCTCAAGTGCGATGCTTGCATATGCCAAGATGACTCGGGAAAAGGAGACCTTTACAATGCTGTACCTCCTGGGGCCGGATGGGAAAGCCGAAGGCTATCCGAATGAGAGTCTTATCAATCTCCCGGTCAATGTTACGGTAGGAATTGAAAATCATGAACTTCAGAGTGTAAATTATATTCTCCAGATGAAAGTTGATGGTGAAGTGCTCCAGGAGCTCAGCGTCCCTCTGGAAGACGGGGGGATCTGGCAGAAGGATATGACCTATACGCGCCATAATTTGAAACCCGGCAGGTCAAAGCTCGAATTTGCCCTCTTCAAAGAAGAGCCCGGTTATTTCTCTTACAGGTCTGTTCATCTTTATTTAGATAATAATAATACTTTCTCCCATCTGGTCGACGAGAAGTATACTAACGCCTCTGCACTCCCGAAGCTCAAAAACGGTGAGATGGAATTCTCAACCGGCTGGGGTTTTACTTCAAATTCCGAATCTATAACAGGTTCATATGTTAACGGTTCCGGTGTGAATTCTTCTTTCGCTTACGGGATAGTAAATTCCTATGAAGGAAATCTTTCCAACTATACGGTCGAGTTCGGAGAGATCTCTCAAAATATAAAGAGTGAAAACGAAACTATGGCTGTATTATCAGCATATGTAAAAGATGACTTTAATCTGACATCCGGAGGAACGGACTCCCAGCTAAAATATGTTACCATCAACGGAGAAACCGTCTGGTCGGAAGGAATCAGTGAAGCGGAAGGGTGGCAGCACCTTGAAGTCCCCATAACCCTGCAGGCAGGTGAAAACAATCTGACCCTTGGTTTGAGACAGATGGAGGACGAAATCGTACCTGTTGAAGTCTTCTGGGATAGCGTTTCCCTGATACCTCTCTCTGAACTGTCTTCATATGTTTCGGACTCCAATACTGTTGAGACCGTACCTCCGGTCTCAAGTGTTCTCGAACTTCCGGCATACACAGGTGACAGAACCTTTACTGTTTCCTGGAACGGGACAGATGAAGCTTCAGGAATCGCGTATTATTCCATAGACTCAAGCACAGACGGCATCAACTGGGAAACCTGGATTTCAAAGACCACGGATAACTCTTCCAGCTTTACCGGAAAGGATAACCAGACTTATTATTTCCGCTCAAAGGCTGTTGACAGGGCTGGAAACGAAGAGCCTGAACACCCTGAACCGGACACCCAGACTCAGATCTATACCGGAGTTCCGAAGGTCACGCTGGATATCACCCCCAATCCCTGCAAGACCGCCACAACATTTACTGTCACATATCCCATATCTCTCCAGGCCGCGGTATGCCTGGTTGCTCGGGAAGGTTTTGAATCCGAATCAACTGAATTGACATCATCTGATGGGATTAGCTGGACAGGTAATTATATTGTAAGTGCCGGGAATCACTTCTATGTAGAGGCGGTATGTACGGACATCTTCGGAAATACAGTTTCCGCTTTTGATGAGTTTACGGTTGATTCTTCAATCTCTGACTTCGAAATCGAGCTTACTCCGAAAACTATTGATGAGGGAGATCTGGATATCAAAGTTACTCCCTCAACAGCTTTAAGGTCCAGGCCCTCTGTATCAGTTTCAGGCAATATAACAGTTGATGTCACTTATCTGTCATATTCAGATGGTGCATACTTCTATGAAGCGAGAATTAAGTCCGAATTAAATGAGGGTGACCATAAAGTCTATGTTACGGGCTATGACCTGGATTCTGAAAAGATAGAGGGCAACGCTACATTTGTAGTTGACCATTCAGGTTGA
- a CDS encoding M48 family metalloprotease yields the protein MAGSGIPGSFDFSSALSGGLTIEIILFIVVIAILGFILYAYIYFSSSKRVLKWYGAKKIQKNEKPLLYSLLEDLASKAGVKPPEIYSFESSIPSMFTVGHASKTSLAISTSMLEIFGELELEALMAHEVGHIKNKDVGKNTFTAFLAGTIMSFPNFAMWCSMLSGFGQPEDPAPKFFRYIATAIAVPPAALLIHLRNPMKRELEADEVAVNLTENPRVLAKTIEYLENYIPLQPVSTRFNPGHFHLFSTHTQQVRGYLSIFISMFDTHPETGDRVARILSHSTYSKNDNIDNKRSRVPGFFDVKNWRLALGISFVSYMAFLFVIIVGVTFALKDFNFLVNGGIAAAYTGTVLLFLGATAKLSRRRIYLRSPSPTRKRVFLNPVQAFKHLMKRGLTFIHFNRSHIAHKEKSDAKEEKKSETS from the coding sequence ATGGCTGGATCTGGAATTCCTGGGTCTTTTGATTTTTCTTCAGCTTTATCAGGCGGGCTCACGATAGAAATTATTTTGTTTATTGTAGTAATTGCAATCCTGGGATTTATCCTGTATGCGTATATATATTTTTCAAGCAGCAAACGGGTCCTCAAATGGTACGGAGCAAAAAAGATCCAGAAAAACGAGAAACCTCTCCTCTATTCGCTTCTTGAAGACCTCGCCTCAAAAGCAGGAGTCAAGCCTCCGGAAATATACAGCTTTGAATCGAGCATCCCTTCAATGTTTACCGTAGGACATGCCAGTAAAACATCGCTTGCCATTTCAACATCCATGCTTGAGATTTTCGGGGAACTGGAACTTGAAGCTTTGATGGCACACGAAGTAGGGCACATAAAAAATAAAGACGTGGGCAAAAACACATTTACGGCATTTCTTGCAGGCACAATAATGTCTTTTCCGAATTTTGCGATGTGGTGCTCGATGCTCTCGGGTTTCGGACAGCCGGAGGACCCGGCGCCGAAATTCTTCAGGTATATTGCAACTGCTATTGCAGTCCCGCCTGCAGCACTTCTTATTCATCTTAGAAACCCGATGAAAAGAGAACTTGAAGCCGATGAAGTAGCAGTCAACCTGACAGAAAACCCCCGGGTCCTGGCAAAAACTATCGAGTACCTTGAAAATTATATTCCCCTTCAGCCAGTATCAACCAGGTTTAATCCCGGGCATTTCCACCTGTTCAGCACTCACACACAGCAGGTAAGAGGATACCTTTCTATTTTCATATCCATGTTTGATACACATCCCGAAACAGGAGACAGGGTTGCACGTATCCTCAGCCATTCGACGTATTCTAAAAATGACAACATCGATAATAAGCGCTCAAGAGTCCCTGGCTTTTTTGATGTGAAAAACTGGAGGCTTGCGTTAGGGATAAGCTTTGTCTCATACATGGCATTTTTGTTTGTGATTATAGTAGGGGTTACTTTTGCACTCAAAGATTTCAATTTCCTTGTCAATGGAGGAATTGCTGCAGCGTATACAGGTACAGTTTTACTGTTTTTAGGGGCTACTGCGAAGCTGTCCAGAAGAAGGATTTATTTGAGGAGCCCTTCTCCGACCCGTAAAAGGGTTTTTTTGAACCCGGTGCAGGCTTTCAAGCATTTGATGAAAAGAGGATTAACTTTTATTCATTTCAACCGCAGCCACATAGCCCATAAAGAAAAATCGGATGCGAAAGAAGAGAAGAAAAGCGAGACTTCATAA
- the artC gene encoding archaeosortase C yields MIDDENKNLVLILLVLALFTGMAVEVSEGSTAVGVVLFLISVFLLTRINFKQLGSSGLLKKSKTYFVIGVFIVSADLYYNFKNGGELGTLDVMTLFFGASLIGTQLQNPQIERVSRFGMYISSVFVVLYLIFYSMFAFLNIDFLHKFDHYLILLPTVKLLGLAGIPLEVIATETVRVSGVEEMTVIIGGPCSGLYSMFLLIGIVFGYSRIEKMEVKKTLMMLGFCVVVAYIANLFRVIALYFAAYYYGQETMMLLHTHLGWIIFAAVAAGIMYFIELKS; encoded by the coding sequence ATGATTGACGATGAAAATAAAAATCTGGTTTTAATTTTATTGGTCCTTGCATTGTTTACAGGGATGGCAGTTGAAGTCAGTGAAGGCTCTACTGCGGTTGGGGTTGTCCTCTTCCTCATATCCGTGTTTTTGCTGACAAGAATTAATTTCAAGCAACTGGGCAGTTCCGGTTTGTTGAAAAAGTCTAAAACCTATTTTGTCATAGGGGTTTTTATAGTCTCAGCTGACCTTTATTATAACTTCAAAAACGGTGGGGAACTCGGGACCCTGGACGTTATGACCTTATTTTTCGGAGCCTCTTTAATCGGCACCCAGCTCCAAAACCCGCAGATTGAGCGCGTCTCCAGGTTTGGAATGTACATTTCGTCGGTTTTTGTCGTACTGTACCTTATTTTTTATTCCATGTTTGCTTTTCTTAATATTGATTTCCTGCACAAATTCGACCATTACTTGATCCTTCTTCCGACTGTAAAGCTGCTTGGCCTTGCAGGTATCCCTCTGGAGGTAATCGCTACGGAAACTGTCAGGGTCAGCGGTGTTGAAGAAATGACTGTGATTATTGGGGGGCCCTGCTCAGGTCTGTACTCTATGTTCCTCCTGATCGGGATTGTCTTTGGGTATAGCCGGATCGAAAAAATGGAAGTTAAAAAAACCCTGATGATGCTTGGGTTTTGTGTTGTTGTCGCTTACATAGCTAATTTATTTAGAGTCATTGCTCTTTATTTCGCGGCTTACTATTATGGGCAGGAAACAATGATGTTGCTACACACACATCTGGGCTGGATTATTTTTGCAGCCGTTGCAGCAGGTATAATGTACTTTATAGAACTAAAAAGCTGA